The Salinibaculum sp. SYNS191 genome has a window encoding:
- the mutS gene encoding DNA mismatch repair protein MutS, whose product MTAEGIVGEFFALKEETDADVLTMQCGDFYEFFGDDAELVADELDLKVSQKSSHGSSYPMAGVPVDDLTPYVSALVERGYRVAVADQYETDDGHARDITRVVSPGTLLETTDAEAQYMAAVVHDGDAYGLAFADVTTGQFHVTELAGPDARDRLLSDLYRFAPVEILPGPDVRTDDELLDRLRERTDAMLTLHTTEAFAPGRARHRVREQFGKETLESVGIEGKEAAVRAAGAVLSYVEETGAGVLASMTRLQAHGSGNHVELDATTQRNLELTETMQGARSGSLLDTVDHTVTSAGSRLLREWLQRPRQSRGELERRQSAVAALTEAAMAREELRDLLGGAYDLERLASRAASGSADARDLRAAAETMALLPEAAQLVSETDRLADSALADVLDRPDHDAVADLAAELDEALVADPPGTVTQGGLISEGYDDDLDEIIGDHEAALEWLETLPDREKRRTGITHLSVDRNKTDGYYIQVGQSETDAVPEEYEQIKTLKNSERYTTPELDERERDVLRLEERRHDLERALFEELRDRVAARAELLQSVGRALAEADTLSALAAHAVRNDWTRPELTDGQDLDIEAGRHPVVEQTTDFVPNDLRMGGTASPPDQTRADRQFLIVTGPNMSGKSTYMRQAALITLLAQVGSFVPARRARVGLVDGIYTRVGALDELAQGRSTFMVEMQELSNILHSATEDSLVILDEVGRGTATYDGISIAWAATEYIVNRIRAKTLFATHYHELTTLGEELPSVENVHVAADESDGEVTFLRTIRDGPTDRSYGIHVADLAGVPDPVVDRSRDVLERLREDKAIEVRGGDGGSDGTTQVRFDLGSGEFTTDSDGGDERVATDGSADPPLDPETAAVLDELRDLDVNETPPVELMATVQEWQEQVADE is encoded by the coding sequence ATGACTGCCGAGGGTATCGTCGGGGAGTTCTTCGCGCTGAAGGAGGAGACCGACGCTGACGTGCTGACGATGCAGTGCGGGGACTTCTACGAGTTCTTCGGCGACGACGCGGAACTGGTCGCCGACGAACTCGACCTGAAGGTGAGCCAGAAGTCCTCCCACGGCTCCTCGTACCCGATGGCCGGCGTGCCCGTCGACGACCTTACGCCCTACGTCTCCGCGCTGGTCGAGCGGGGCTACCGCGTCGCCGTCGCCGACCAGTACGAGACCGACGACGGCCACGCCCGCGATATCACCCGCGTCGTCTCGCCGGGAACCCTGCTGGAGACGACCGACGCCGAGGCCCAGTACATGGCCGCCGTCGTCCACGACGGGGACGCCTACGGTCTCGCCTTCGCCGACGTGACGACCGGCCAGTTCCACGTCACCGAACTCGCCGGCCCGGACGCCCGCGACCGCCTGCTCTCGGACCTCTACCGCTTCGCCCCGGTCGAGATTCTGCCCGGTCCCGACGTGCGGACCGACGACGAACTGCTCGACCGCCTGCGCGAGCGGACCGACGCGATGCTGACGCTGCACACCACCGAGGCGTTCGCACCGGGCCGGGCCCGCCACCGCGTCCGCGAGCAGTTCGGCAAAGAGACGCTGGAGAGCGTCGGCATCGAGGGGAAGGAGGCTGCCGTCCGCGCCGCCGGCGCGGTGCTGTCCTACGTCGAGGAGACCGGCGCGGGCGTGCTGGCGTCGATGACCCGGCTGCAGGCCCACGGCTCCGGCAACCACGTCGAACTCGACGCGACGACGCAGCGCAATCTCGAACTCACCGAGACGATGCAGGGCGCCCGGTCGGGGTCGCTGCTGGATACCGTCGACCACACCGTCACGAGCGCGGGGTCGCGGTTGCTCCGGGAGTGGCTCCAGCGCCCCCGCCAGTCGCGGGGCGAACTGGAACGGCGCCAGTCCGCGGTGGCAGCGCTGACCGAGGCGGCGATGGCCCGCGAGGAACTCCGGGACCTGCTCGGGGGTGCGTACGACCTCGAACGGCTCGCTTCGCGGGCGGCCTCGGGTAGTGCCGACGCACGGGACCTCCGGGCGGCCGCGGAGACGATGGCGCTGCTTCCCGAGGCGGCACAGCTCGTTTCCGAGACCGACCGCCTCGCCGATTCCGCACTTGCCGACGTGCTCGACCGGCCGGACCACGACGCGGTGGCCGACCTCGCCGCCGAACTCGACGAGGCGCTCGTGGCGGACCCGCCGGGGACGGTCACGCAAGGCGGACTCATCAGCGAGGGCTACGACGATGACCTGGACGAGATAATCGGGGACCACGAGGCGGCCCTGGAGTGGCTGGAGACGCTGCCGGACCGCGAGAAGCGCCGGACCGGCATCACGCACCTCTCGGTCGACCGCAACAAGACCGACGGCTACTACATCCAGGTCGGCCAGAGCGAGACCGACGCCGTCCCCGAGGAGTACGAGCAGATAAAGACGCTGAAAAACTCCGAGCGCTACACGACGCCGGAACTCGACGAGCGCGAGCGGGACGTGTTGCGTCTGGAGGAGCGCCGCCACGACCTGGAGCGGGCACTGTTCGAGGAGTTGCGCGACCGGGTCGCTGCCCGGGCAGAACTGCTGCAGTCGGTCGGGCGCGCGCTCGCAGAGGCAGACACGCTCTCCGCGCTCGCCGCCCACGCCGTGCGCAACGACTGGACGCGGCCGGAACTCACCGACGGGCAGGACCTCGACATCGAGGCCGGCCGGCACCCGGTCGTCGAGCAGACGACCGACTTCGTGCCCAACGACCTCCGGATGGGCGGGACGGCTTCGCCGCCGGACCAGACGCGTGCCGACCGGCAGTTCCTCATCGTGACCGGCCCGAACATGAGCGGGAAGTCGACGTACATGCGCCAGGCGGCGCTCATCACGCTGCTGGCGCAGGTCGGGAGCTTCGTCCCCGCCCGCCGCGCCCGCGTCGGCCTGGTCGACGGCATCTACACGCGCGTCGGCGCGCTCGACGAGCTCGCGCAGGGCCGGTCGACGTTCATGGTCGAGATGCAGGAACTCTCGAACATCCTCCACTCCGCGACAGAGGACTCGCTGGTCATCCTCGACGAGGTGGGGCGGGGGACGGCCACCTACGACGGCATCTCCATCGCCTGGGCGGCGACGGAGTACATCGTCAACCGGATTCGGGCCAAGACGCTCTTTGCGACGCACTACCACGAACTGACGACGCTGGGCGAGGAACTCCCGAGCGTCGAGAACGTCCACGTCGCGGCCGACGAGTCCGACGGCGAGGTGACGTTCCTCCGGACCATCCGCGACGGGCCGACGGACCGCTCCTACGGCATCCACGTCGCCGACCTCGCCGGCGTCCCCGACCCGGTCGTCGACCGCTCCCGGGACGTGCTCGAACGTCTGCGGGAGGACAAGGCAATCGAGGTCCGTGGCGGCGACGGCGGGAGCGACGGCACGACGCAGGTCCGGTTCGACCTCGGCTCCGGCGAGTTCACGACGGACAGCGACGGGGGCGACGAGCGCGTCGCCACCGACGGGAGCGCGGACCCGCCGCTGGACCCGGAAACGGCGGCGGTCCTCGACGAACTCCGGGACCTCGACGTCAACGAGACGCCGCCGGTCGAACTCATGGCGACGGTCCAGGAGTGGCAGGAACAGGTCGCCGACGAGTGA
- a CDS encoding ArsR/SmtB family transcription factor — MSETRQRLQRLLTEELGECCDSDVQDRLDELDRLRDDAFTDGLARDRAALSTLGDETRYRLARLLDTADGSLCVCELEPLVDVSESAVSHALTDLVDAGLATREKEGRWRYYAATERASAVLTAMDETRGVA; from the coding sequence ATGAGCGAGACGCGCCAACGGCTCCAGCGCCTCCTGACCGAAGAACTGGGGGAGTGCTGCGACAGCGACGTACAGGACAGACTGGACGAACTCGACCGGCTTCGCGACGACGCCTTCACCGACGGCCTGGCCCGGGACCGGGCGGCGCTGTCGACGCTGGGCGACGAGACGCGCTACCGCCTGGCCCGCCTGCTCGACACGGCCGACGGGAGCCTGTGCGTCTGCGAACTCGAACCGCTGGTGGACGTCAGCGAGAGCGCTGTGAGCCACGCGCTGACGGACCTCGTCGACGCCGGCCTGGCGACCCGCGAGAAGGAGGGGCGGTGGCGCTACTACGCCGCGACCGAACGCGCGTCTGCCGTGCTCACCGCGATGGACGAGACGCGGGGGGTGGCCTGA
- a CDS encoding low molecular weight phosphatase family protein — protein sequence MRVAFVCVQNAGRSQMSTAFAEQERAERGLEDEVEILTGGTHPADEVHDVVVAAMAELDIDLSDRTPREISTAELNACDVVATMGCSTLDLDADTDVRDWDLPDPDGEPMEEVREIRAEIRDRVSGVFDEIAAELPERAD from the coding sequence ATGCGCGTCGCCTTCGTCTGCGTCCAGAACGCCGGCCGCTCGCAGATGTCGACCGCCTTCGCCGAGCAGGAACGGGCCGAGCGCGGCCTGGAAGACGAGGTGGAAATCCTCACCGGCGGCACCCACCCCGCCGACGAGGTCCACGACGTGGTCGTCGCGGCGATGGCCGAACTGGACATCGACCTCTCGGACCGGACGCCCCGCGAGATATCGACCGCGGAACTGAACGCGTGTGACGTTGTGGCGACGATGGGCTGCTCGACGCTGGACCTCGACGCGGACACCGACGTGCGCGACTGGGACCTGCCCGACCCCGACGGGGAGCCGATGGAGGAAGTCCGCGAGATTCGTGCCGAGATTCGCGACCGGGTCAGCGGTGTCTTCGACGAGATAGCGGCCGAACTGCCCGAGCGCGCGGACTGA
- a CDS encoding PGF-CTERM sorting domain-containing protein: MTRRDLRSLLVCVLLVGTLAAVGVGAATQPADRSSAIDAGTEQVESDGPTIEIRTEYRLTPDRPGHVEVQWRFEVPENVVRLNTSLFPEASKPVADGFERQPDGTYVWREAEQSTRTPTLTFSVAVNRTERRVGPIGTGGRFTFVDAGEWALFRQRPSPSIGYSYRDGTENPATEWTSGTGGPGVVGSSMVFLGPHESVRRDAHGQTFRLVVPDAATLDEERADVFASVTDAADRLRVGDRDESVLMIAAPRSVPWAVRGIQTGDRDFYVVANETVDRPDNVWVHEYVHTRQSFRNTDATAWFYEGGAEYYAALATLEQDRIDFEAFQRYLGRGASWRYDDVTLADPASWHDGAEYLKGGLVVGTLDRRLRLATDSRETFQSVFQGINRDADAVTQDEFLALVGSAGGDGARDIARRYTATTAGPSVWSGREHQRAFGSLPARFSYTFPESGSDGLRVAGPYRNGTVGDVELVRGERLVADVGVANVGGTAGTYDLLVTREGDPVAARSGDLDAGANATETVGVAFPGPGTYRLSTGEDALTVRVREPAALSVTGLSANRTTVEAGGTVRLTATVENQFARPGAATVTIRRGESELESERVRLAGNAATTVTATATLDEAGTYEFTAGNVSTTVSVGGDGTTDGSNGTPGAGGPGFGVLVALAALGLASLLARRVE; this comes from the coding sequence ATGACGCGCCGGGACCTGCGGAGTCTGCTGGTCTGCGTGCTTCTCGTCGGGACGCTCGCCGCCGTCGGTGTCGGCGCGGCGACACAGCCGGCCGACCGGTCGTCAGCGATCGACGCCGGGACGGAACAGGTCGAATCCGACGGTCCGACAATCGAGATTCGAACGGAGTACCGGCTGACTCCCGACCGGCCAGGCCACGTCGAGGTCCAGTGGCGGTTCGAGGTCCCGGAGAACGTCGTCAGGCTCAACACCTCGCTGTTCCCCGAGGCCAGCAAGCCCGTCGCCGACGGGTTCGAGCGGCAGCCAGACGGCACCTACGTCTGGCGCGAAGCCGAGCAGTCGACGCGGACGCCGACGCTGACGTTCTCGGTGGCGGTCAACAGGACCGAGCGGCGAGTCGGCCCCATCGGGACCGGCGGGCGGTTCACCTTCGTCGACGCCGGGGAGTGGGCGCTGTTCCGGCAGCGACCCTCGCCGAGTATCGGGTACAGTTATCGAGACGGGACGGAGAACCCTGCCACGGAGTGGACCAGCGGGACGGGCGGTCCGGGCGTCGTCGGCTCCTCGATGGTCTTTCTCGGCCCCCACGAGTCGGTCCGGCGGGACGCTCACGGCCAGACCTTCCGGCTGGTCGTCCCCGACGCCGCGACGCTGGACGAGGAGCGCGCGGACGTCTTCGCCTCGGTGACCGACGCCGCCGACCGGCTCCGGGTCGGTGACCGCGACGAGTCGGTGCTGATGATTGCCGCGCCACGTAGCGTCCCCTGGGCGGTGCGGGGCATCCAGACCGGGGACCGGGACTTCTACGTCGTCGCAAACGAGACCGTGGACCGCCCGGACAACGTCTGGGTGCACGAATACGTCCACACCCGGCAGTCCTTCCGGAACACCGACGCCACGGCGTGGTTCTACGAGGGCGGCGCGGAGTACTACGCCGCGCTCGCGACGCTCGAACAGGACAGAATCGACTTCGAGGCGTTCCAGCGGTACCTCGGCCGCGGCGCAAGCTGGCGCTACGACGACGTGACCCTCGCTGACCCTGCATCCTGGCACGACGGCGCAGAGTACCTGAAGGGCGGACTCGTCGTCGGCACCCTCGACAGACGACTGCGACTGGCGACCGACAGCCGGGAGACCTTCCAGTCGGTGTTCCAGGGCATCAACCGCGACGCCGACGCGGTGACGCAGGACGAGTTCCTGGCCCTCGTCGGGTCTGCGGGCGGCGACGGGGCCCGGGACATCGCCCGGCGGTACACGGCGACGACGGCGGGGCCGTCGGTCTGGTCGGGACGCGAACACCAGCGGGCCTTCGGGTCACTCCCCGCACGGTTCAGCTACACCTTCCCCGAGTCCGGCAGCGATGGTCTCCGCGTCGCCGGGCCGTACCGCAACGGGACGGTCGGCGACGTCGAACTCGTCCGGGGCGAGCGCCTCGTCGCAGACGTCGGCGTGGCGAACGTCGGCGGCACGGCCGGGACCTACGACCTGCTGGTGACCCGCGAGGGCGACCCTGTCGCGGCCCGCTCGGGGGACCTCGACGCGGGAGCGAACGCGACAGAGACCGTCGGCGTCGCCTTCCCGGGGCCCGGCACGTACCGGCTCTCCACCGGCGAGGACGCGCTGACGGTGCGGGTGCGCGAACCGGCGGCGCTCTCGGTCACCGGCCTCTCCGCGAACCGGACGACGGTCGAGGCGGGCGGGACGGTCCGGCTCACCGCGACTGTCGAGAATCAGTTCGCCCGCCCGGGGGCCGCGACGGTCACCATCCGACGGGGAGAGTCCGAACTGGAAAGCGAGCGCGTGCGACTGGCGGGCAACGCGGCGACGACGGTCACCGCGACGGCGACGCTGGACGAAGCGGGGACCTACGAGTTCACCGCCGGGAACGTCTCGACGACGGTGAGCGTCGGCGGTGACGGAACGACCGACGGCAGCAACGGTACACCGGGGGCGGGCGGGCCCGGCTTCGGCGTCCTCGTGGCCCTGGCCGCGCTCGGACTCGCCTCACTCCTCGCTCGCCGCGTCGAGTAG
- the thiD gene encoding bifunctional hydroxymethylpyrimidine kinase/phosphomethylpyrimidine kinase, with translation MTRNPAPVAPPVVLTVAGSDSGGGAGIQADLKTMEAGGAFGTSVVTSVTAQNTTGVESTHVLPVEEIEAQAEAVLSDFDVAAVKTGMLATGEVIDLVREKVAATDAPAVVDPVMVATSGDRLLEPEAEAAYEDLVAASTLVTPNTDEAEVLTDIEVTDSASAQQAGEALVEMGADAALVKGGHVPGDDVVDVLVTADSVESVRHPRVDTEATHGSGCTLSSAIATRLAHGDDLSTAVRTGIDLLARAVRYNLDVGEGPGAVHHMVAVRDRAEHQPTVERVAELVDQFVTRDVSPLVPDVGMNVVGATPYAEVPTECAAVEGKITRTLDGVAPNRGVRFGASTTVARTLLAAREFDAELQFAVNCRLDADTEGALDALDGAVAECEATDGADAPTEQAIREALDASGDRPVAVVDRGGTGRVGTVTLLAADSAALADRTITLLDAASEE, from the coding sequence ATGACACGGAACCCTGCACCGGTAGCGCCGCCGGTCGTTCTCACCGTCGCGGGGAGCGACTCCGGCGGTGGCGCAGGCATCCAGGCCGACCTCAAGACGATGGAGGCCGGGGGTGCCTTCGGTACCAGCGTCGTCACGAGCGTCACCGCACAGAACACGACCGGGGTCGAGAGCACGCACGTCCTCCCCGTCGAGGAGATCGAGGCCCAGGCCGAGGCCGTCCTCTCGGACTTCGACGTCGCCGCCGTCAAGACGGGGATGCTCGCGACCGGCGAGGTCATCGACCTCGTCCGCGAGAAGGTCGCCGCGACCGACGCGCCCGCCGTCGTCGACCCGGTGATGGTCGCCACGTCCGGCGACCGCCTGCTCGAACCCGAGGCGGAGGCCGCCTACGAGGACCTCGTCGCCGCGTCGACGCTGGTCACGCCCAACACCGACGAGGCAGAGGTGCTGACGGACATCGAGGTGACCGACAGCGCCAGCGCACAGCAGGCCGGCGAGGCACTCGTCGAGATGGGTGCCGACGCCGCGCTCGTCAAGGGCGGACACGTCCCCGGCGACGACGTGGTGGACGTACTCGTCACCGCGGACAGCGTCGAGAGCGTCCGCCATCCGCGGGTCGACACAGAGGCAACCCACGGGTCCGGGTGTACGCTCTCCTCGGCCATCGCGACCCGACTGGCTCACGGCGACGACCTTTCGACCGCGGTCCGGACCGGAATCGACCTGCTGGCCCGCGCCGTCCGGTACAACCTCGACGTGGGCGAGGGGCCGGGGGCGGTCCACCACATGGTCGCCGTCCGGGACCGCGCGGAGCACCAGCCCACCGTCGAGCGGGTCGCCGAACTCGTCGACCAGTTCGTCACACGCGACGTCTCACCGCTGGTCCCCGACGTGGGGATGAACGTCGTCGGTGCGACCCCCTACGCCGAGGTCCCGACGGAGTGCGCCGCGGTCGAGGGCAAGATTACGCGGACGCTCGACGGCGTGGCACCCAACCGCGGCGTCCGCTTCGGCGCGTCGACGACCGTCGCGCGCACGCTGCTGGCGGCCCGCGAGTTCGACGCCGAACTCCAGTTCGCGGTCAACTGCCGGCTGGACGCCGACACCGAGGGCGCGCTCGACGCTCTCGACGGTGCCGTCGCCGAGTGCGAAGCCACCGACGGGGCCGACGCCCCGACCGAGCAGGCGATTCGCGAGGCGCTCGACGCGTCCGGCGACCGACCCGTCGCAGTCGTGGACCGCGGCGGCACGGGACGGGTCGGGACGGTTACGCTGCTCGCGGCGGACTCGGCGGCGCTCGCCGACCGGACCATCACGCTACTCGACGCGGCGAGCGAGGAGTGA
- a CDS encoding DUF7331 family protein, with protein sequence MKSETDTTDDERYGAIETGDGDVVIYDRTNETAWLQSDTAVAVGE encoded by the coding sequence ATGAAATCTGAGACCGACACGACGGACGACGAGCGGTACGGGGCCATCGAGACGGGCGACGGGGACGTCGTCATCTACGACCGGACGAACGAGACAGCCTGGCTCCAGTCCGACACGGCCGTCGCCGTCGGCGAGTAG
- a CDS encoding ABC transporter ATP-binding protein: MPAIQTDDLTKRFGRDVYAVDGLDLTVEDGEVFGFLGPNGAGKSTTINMLLDFIRPTSGRAEILGHDAQAETTAIRERIGVLPEGYDLYPRLSGRTHIEMAAELKNADDDPDAIVDRVGLDREDARRRAGEYSQGMRQRLALGMALVGDPDLLLLDEPTNGLDPNGAREMREIVREHADRGATVFFSSHILEQVQAVCDRVGILTDGTMVAVDTIDGLREEVGTGSTLTLSLDTVPDVDIADVPGISNVVREDSTVRVTCTDPASKITVIDRVRDAGASVRDIETTQASLEDLFAAYTGERDDAPEPTEVEA; the protein is encoded by the coding sequence ATGCCCGCCATCCAGACGGACGACCTGACGAAACGCTTCGGCCGCGACGTCTACGCCGTCGACGGCCTCGACCTCACCGTGGAGGACGGCGAGGTCTTCGGCTTCCTCGGTCCGAACGGGGCCGGGAAGTCGACGACGATCAACATGCTGCTCGATTTCATCCGCCCGACGAGCGGCCGCGCCGAGATTCTCGGCCACGACGCCCAGGCGGAGACGACGGCCATCCGCGAGCGCATCGGCGTCCTGCCGGAGGGGTACGACCTCTACCCGCGCCTCTCCGGGCGGACGCACATCGAGATGGCCGCCGAACTCAAGAACGCCGACGACGACCCCGACGCCATCGTCGACCGCGTCGGCCTCGACCGGGAGGACGCCCGGCGCCGGGCCGGCGAGTACTCCCAGGGGATGCGCCAGCGCCTCGCGCTCGGTATGGCGCTGGTCGGCGACCCCGACCTGTTGCTGCTCGACGAACCGACGAACGGGCTGGACCCCAACGGCGCCCGCGAGATGCGCGAAATCGTGCGCGAACACGCCGACCGCGGCGCGACCGTGTTCTTCTCCAGCCACATCCTCGAACAGGTCCAGGCGGTCTGTGACCGCGTCGGCATCCTCACCGACGGCACGATGGTCGCCGTCGACACCATCGACGGCCTCCGCGAGGAGGTCGGCACCGGGTCGACGCTGACACTCTCGCTCGACACTGTCCCCGACGTCGACATCGCGGACGTGCCGGGCATCTCGAACGTCGTCCGCGAGGATTCGACCGTCCGCGTCACCTGCACCGACCCGGCGTCAAAGATTACTGTCATCGACCGGGTGCGCGACGCCGGCGCGTCCGTCCGTGACATCGAGACGACCCAGGCCTCGCTGGAGGACCTGTTCGCCGCCTACACGGGCGAACGCGACGACGCGCCCGAACCGACGGAGGTGGAAGCATGA
- a CDS encoding ABC transporter permease subunit, which produces MNRSLVVAKRDFENARRSYLLWGVIGVFSVLVFLVTALPGLLSDSPIGGRAAVVLITLPAGILVPVTAVVASYLAIAGEREAGSLKILLSLPPSRRDVVVGKLFGRSAVIGVAIAIAFVIGAVVSLLVYGDLPLVPYLLTTGLTALLGIAFVGLSVGLSAATSTRTRAMAPAIGLVIVLGPLWSGIVAAIRFVADFGLSIELAEETVQFLTILSPASGYGRLFNSVILPDLVGGLGAGGIAGSAPVSTAGAPVYLQDWFVFGLMIAWIVVPVALGYWRFKGSDIS; this is translated from the coding sequence ATGAACCGCTCGCTGGTGGTCGCCAAGCGCGACTTCGAGAACGCCCGACGGTCCTACCTGCTGTGGGGCGTCATCGGCGTCTTCTCCGTGCTGGTCTTCCTCGTGACGGCGCTGCCCGGCCTGCTGTCGGACTCCCCCATCGGCGGGCGGGCCGCCGTCGTCCTCATCACCCTCCCGGCCGGCATCCTGGTTCCCGTCACCGCTGTCGTCGCCTCGTATCTCGCCATCGCCGGCGAGCGAGAGGCCGGCAGCCTGAAGATCCTGCTCAGCCTCCCGCCCTCCCGCCGGGACGTCGTGGTCGGGAAACTGTTCGGCCGGAGCGCCGTCATCGGCGTCGCCATCGCCATCGCGTTCGTCATCGGCGCGGTCGTGAGCCTCCTCGTCTACGGAGACCTGCCGCTGGTCCCCTACCTCCTGACGACGGGGCTGACCGCACTGCTCGGCATCGCCTTCGTCGGACTCTCGGTCGGACTCTCGGCGGCGACGAGCACGCGAACCCGGGCGATGGCCCCCGCTATCGGGCTGGTCATCGTTCTGGGCCCGCTCTGGTCCGGTATCGTCGCGGCCATCCGGTTCGTCGCGGACTTCGGGCTCTCTATCGAACTGGCCGAGGAAACCGTCCAGTTCCTGACGATACTGTCGCCCGCCAGCGGCTACGGCCGCCTGTTCAACAGCGTCATCCTGCCCGACCTGGTCGGCGGACTCGGTGCCGGCGGAATTGCCGGGAGCGCCCCCGTCAGTACCGCCGGCGCGCCGGTCTACCTCCAGGACTGGTTCGTCTTCGGGCTGATGATTGCCTGGATAGTCGTCCCCGTCGCGCTCGGCTACTGGCGGTTCAAGGGGTCGGACATCAGCTAG
- a CDS encoding MOSC domain-containing protein: protein MRVEDIYVAEAAGEPMQRVESVRAVSGGLEGDRYCTGRGHYSPFDVCQVTFVQAEALEEIRDRTTLDVTDGQHRRNVVVRGGDVHDLLDHRFTVGSARLEGTRTRPPCRYLEQVTGQDGLLRALADGNGGICARVADSGSFSVGDEIRDVEDLNDFESLVANIRERVGR, encoded by the coding sequence ATGCGCGTCGAGGACATCTACGTCGCCGAGGCCGCCGGCGAACCCATGCAGCGCGTCGAGTCCGTCCGCGCGGTGTCGGGCGGTCTGGAGGGGGACCGCTACTGCACCGGCCGCGGCCACTACTCGCCGTTCGACGTCTGTCAGGTGACGTTCGTCCAGGCAGAGGCGCTGGAGGAGATTCGCGACCGGACGACGCTGGACGTGACCGACGGCCAGCACCGGCGCAACGTCGTCGTCCGCGGCGGGGACGTCCACGACCTGCTGGACCACCGCTTCACGGTCGGTAGCGCCCGACTTGAGGGGACCCGGACGCGCCCGCCCTGTCGCTACCTGGAGCAGGTGACCGGCCAGGACGGCCTGTTGCGGGCGCTGGCGGACGGGAACGGCGGCATCTGCGCGCGCGTCGCCGACTCCGGAAGCTTCTCCGTGGGCGACGAAATCCGCGACGTCGAGGACCTGAACGACTTCGAGTCGCTGGTGGCCAACATCCGGGAACGCGTCGGCCGGTGA